The genomic interval TTGCATCAAAGTCACAGTCAATTAGAATTTCTTTTACCTGTTGGACATTGCCAGACTCTTCGCCCTTCATCCATAGTTTGTTTCTGGATCTGCTCCAAAACCACGAATTACCTGTTTTTTGTGTCAATAAGAGAGATTCCTTGTTAGTATAGGCCAGTGTGAGCACTTCCTTT from Nitrososphaerota archaeon carries:
- the hisI gene encoding phosphoribosyl-AMP cyclohydrolase, whose amino-acid sequence is MQKTIDDLDFKKGDGLIPVIVQDVNTKEVLTLAYTNKESLLLTQKTGNSWFWSRSRNKLWMKGEESGNVQQVKEILIDCDFDAIIYLVVPTGPACHTGERVCFHNKLD